The Chlorocebus sabaeus isolate Y175 chromosome 6, mChlSab1.0.hap1, whole genome shotgun sequence genome has a segment encoding these proteins:
- the LIPE gene encoding hormone-sensitive lipase isoform X1, with product MESAGGMEPAEAAMAPASKNAKEGSRSRGRRRWRKGKAKASKLIYNMDLHTMTQSLVTLAEDNIAFFSSQGPGETAQRLSGVFAGVREQALGLEPALGRLLGVAHLFDLDPETPANGYRSLVHTARCCVAHLLHKSRYVASNRRSIFFRTNHNLAELEAYLAALTQLRALVYYAQRLLVTNQPGVLFFEGDEGLTADFLREYVTLHKGCFYGRCLGFQFTPAIRPFLQTISIGLVSFGEHYKRNETGLSVAASSLFTSGRFAIDPELRGAEFERITQNLDVHFWKAFWNITEMEVLSSLANMASATVRVSRLLSLPPEAFEMPLTADPTLTVTISPPLAHTGPGPVLVRLISYDLREGQDSEELSSLVKSNGQRSLELWPRPQQAPRSRSLIVHFHGGGFVAQTSKSHEPYLKSWAQELGAPIISIDYSLAPEAPFPRALEECFFAYCWAIKHCALLGSTGERICLAGDSAGGNLCFTVALRAAAYGVRVPDGIMAAYPATMLQPAASPSRLLSLMDPLLPLSVLSKCVSAYAGAKTEDHSNSDQKALGMMGLVRRDTALLLRDFRLGASSWLNSFLELSGRKSQKMSEPIAEPMRRSVSEAALAQPQGPLGTDSLKNLTLRDLSQRGNSETLWDTPEMSLSAETLSSSTPSDVNFLLPPEDAEEEAEAKNKLSPMDRGLGVNAAFPEGFHPRRSSQGATQMPLYSSPIVKNPFMSPLLAPDSMLKSLPPVHIVACALDPMLDDSVMFARRLRNLGQPVTLRVVEDLPHGFLTLAALCRETRQAAELCVERIRLVLTPPAAPTPAPPLV from the exons CCTCGAAGCTCATCTACAACATGGACCTGCACACAATGACACAGTCGCTGGTGACTCTGGCGGAGGACAACATAGCCTTCTTCTCGAGCCAGGGTCCTGGGGAAACGGCCCAGCGGCTGTCAGGCGTTTTTGCCGGTGTGCGCGAGCAGGCACTGGGGCTGGAGCCGGCCCTGGGCCGCCTGCTGGGTGTGGCACATCTCTTTGACCTGGACCCAGAGACACCCGCCAATGGGTACCGCAGTCTGGTGCACACAGCCCGCTGCTGCGTGGCACACCTCCTGCACAAATCCCGCTATGTGGCCTCCAACCGCCGCAGCATCTTCTTCCGCACCAACCACAACCTGGCCGAGCTGGAGGCTTACCTGGCTGCCCTCACCCAGCTCCGCGCTCTGGTCTACTACGCCCAGCGCCTGCTGGTTACCAATCAGCCGGGGGTGCTCTTCTTTGAGGGCGACGAGGGGCTCACCGCCGACTTCCTCCGGGAGTATGTTACGCTGCATAAGGGATGCTTCTATGGCCGCTGCCTGGGCTTCCAG TTCACACCTGCCATCCGGCCATTCCTGCAGACCATCTCCATTGGGCTGGTGTCCTTCGGAGAGCACTACAAACGCAACGAGACAGGCCTCA GTGTGGCCGCCAGCTCCCTCTTCACCAGTGGCCGCTTTGCCATCGACCCCGAGCTGCGTGGGGCTGAGTTTGAGCGGATCACACAGAACCTGGACGTGCACTTCTGGAAAGCCTTCTGGAACATCACCGAGATGGAAGTGCTATCG tctctggccaacatggcatcGGCCACCGTGAGAGTAAGCCGCCTGCTCAGCCTGCCACCCGAAGCCTTTGAGATGCCACTGACTGCTGACCCCACACTCACGGTCACCATCTCACCCCCACTGGCCCACACAGGCCCCGGGCCCGTCCTAGTCAGGCTCATCTCCTACGACCTGCGTGAAGGACAG GACAGTGAGGAGCTCAGCAGCCTGGTAAAGTCCAACGGCCAACGGAGCCTGGAGCTGTGGCCGCGCCCCCAGCAGGCACCCCGCTCGCGGTCCCTGATAGTGCACTTCCACGGCGGTGGCTTCGTGGCCCAGACCTCCAAATCCCATGAGCCCTACCTCAAGAGCTGGGCCCAGGAGCTGGGCGCCCCCATCATCTCCATCGACTATTCCCTGGCCCCCGAGGCCCCCTTCCCCCGTGCGTTGGAGGAGTGCTTCTTCGCCTACTGCTGGGCCATCAAGCACTGCGCCCTCCTTG GCTCAACAGGGGAACGAATCTGCCTTGCGGGGGACAGTGCAGGCGGGAACCTCTGCTTCACCGTGGCTCTTCGGGCAGCAGCCTACGGGGTGCGGGTGCCAGATGGCATCATGGCAGCCTACCCGGCCACAATGCTGCAGCCTGCCGCCTCTCCCTCCCGCCTGCTGAGTCTCATGGACCCCCTGCTGCCCCTCAGCGTGCTCTCCAAGTGTGTCAGTGCCTATGCTG GTGCAAAGACAGAAGACCACTCCAACTCAGACCAGAAAGCCCTAGGCATGATGGGGCTGGTGCGGCGGGACACAGCCCTGCTCCTTCGAGACTTCCGTCTGGGTGCCTCCTCATGGCTCAACTCCTTCCTGGAGTTAAGTGGGCGCAAGTCTCAGAAGATGTCAGAGCCCATAGCAG AGCCGATGCGCCGCAGTGTGTCTGAAGCAGCGCTGGCCCAGCCCCAGGGCCCACTGGGCACGGATTCCCTCAAGAACCTGACCCTGAGGGACTTGAGCCAGAGGGGAAACTCCGAGACGTTGTGGGACACCCCCGAGATGTCGCTGTCAGCTGAGACACTTAGCTCCTCCACACCCTCCGATGTCAACTTCTTATTACCGCCTGAGGATGCAGAGGAAGAGGCTGAGGCCAAAAATAAGCTGAGCCCCATGGACAGAGGCCTGGGCGTCAATGCCGCCTTCCCCGAGGGTTTCCACCCACGACGTTCCAGCCAGGGTGCCACACAGATGCCCCTCTACTCCTCGCCTATAGTCAAGAACCCCTTCATGTCGCCGCTGTTGGCACCCGACAGCATGCTCAAGAGCCTGCCACCTGTGCACATCGTG GCGTGCGCGCTGGACCCCATGCTGGACGACTCGGTCATGTTCGCGCGGCGACTGCGCAACCTGGGCCAGCCGGTGACGCTGCGCGTGGTGGAAGACCTGCCACACGGCTTCCTGACCCTGGCGGCGCTGTGCCGCGAGACGCGCCAGGCTGCGGAGCTGTGCGTGGAGCGCATCCGCCTCGTCCTCACTCCGCCCGCCGCGCCCACGCCCGCCCCACCTCTGGTCTGA
- the LIPE gene encoding hormone-sensitive lipase isoform X3: MDLHTMTQSLVTLAEDNIAFFSSQGPGETAQRLSGVFAGVREQALGLEPALGRLLGVAHLFDLDPETPANGYRSLVHTARCCVAHLLHKSRYVASNRRSIFFRTNHNLAELEAYLAALTQLRALVYYAQRLLVTNQPGVLFFEGDEGLTADFLREYVTLHKGCFYGRCLGFQFTPAIRPFLQTISIGLVSFGEHYKRNETGLSVAASSLFTSGRFAIDPELRGAEFERITQNLDVHFWKAFWNITEMEVLSSLANMASATVRVSRLLSLPPEAFEMPLTADPTLTVTISPPLAHTGPGPVLVRLISYDLREGQDSEELSSLVKSNGQRSLELWPRPQQAPRSRSLIVHFHGGGFVAQTSKSHEPYLKSWAQELGAPIISIDYSLAPEAPFPRALEECFFAYCWAIKHCALLGSTGERICLAGDSAGGNLCFTVALRAAAYGVRVPDGIMAAYPATMLQPAASPSRLLSLMDPLLPLSVLSKCVSAYAGAKTEDHSNSDQKALGMMGLVRRDTALLLRDFRLGASSWLNSFLELSGRKSQKMSEPIAEPMRRSVSEAALAQPQGPLGTDSLKNLTLRDLSQRGNSETLWDTPEMSLSAETLSSSTPSDVNFLLPPEDAEEEAEAKNKLSPMDRGLGVNAAFPEGFHPRRSSQGATQMPLYSSPIVKNPFMSPLLAPDSMLKSLPPVHIVACALDPMLDDSVMFARRLRNLGQPVTLRVVEDLPHGFLTLAALCRETRQAAELCVERIRLVLTPPAAPTPAPPLV, from the exons ATGGACCTGCACACAATGACACAGTCGCTGGTGACTCTGGCGGAGGACAACATAGCCTTCTTCTCGAGCCAGGGTCCTGGGGAAACGGCCCAGCGGCTGTCAGGCGTTTTTGCCGGTGTGCGCGAGCAGGCACTGGGGCTGGAGCCGGCCCTGGGCCGCCTGCTGGGTGTGGCACATCTCTTTGACCTGGACCCAGAGACACCCGCCAATGGGTACCGCAGTCTGGTGCACACAGCCCGCTGCTGCGTGGCACACCTCCTGCACAAATCCCGCTATGTGGCCTCCAACCGCCGCAGCATCTTCTTCCGCACCAACCACAACCTGGCCGAGCTGGAGGCTTACCTGGCTGCCCTCACCCAGCTCCGCGCTCTGGTCTACTACGCCCAGCGCCTGCTGGTTACCAATCAGCCGGGGGTGCTCTTCTTTGAGGGCGACGAGGGGCTCACCGCCGACTTCCTCCGGGAGTATGTTACGCTGCATAAGGGATGCTTCTATGGCCGCTGCCTGGGCTTCCAG TTCACACCTGCCATCCGGCCATTCCTGCAGACCATCTCCATTGGGCTGGTGTCCTTCGGAGAGCACTACAAACGCAACGAGACAGGCCTCA GTGTGGCCGCCAGCTCCCTCTTCACCAGTGGCCGCTTTGCCATCGACCCCGAGCTGCGTGGGGCTGAGTTTGAGCGGATCACACAGAACCTGGACGTGCACTTCTGGAAAGCCTTCTGGAACATCACCGAGATGGAAGTGCTATCG tctctggccaacatggcatcGGCCACCGTGAGAGTAAGCCGCCTGCTCAGCCTGCCACCCGAAGCCTTTGAGATGCCACTGACTGCTGACCCCACACTCACGGTCACCATCTCACCCCCACTGGCCCACACAGGCCCCGGGCCCGTCCTAGTCAGGCTCATCTCCTACGACCTGCGTGAAGGACAG GACAGTGAGGAGCTCAGCAGCCTGGTAAAGTCCAACGGCCAACGGAGCCTGGAGCTGTGGCCGCGCCCCCAGCAGGCACCCCGCTCGCGGTCCCTGATAGTGCACTTCCACGGCGGTGGCTTCGTGGCCCAGACCTCCAAATCCCATGAGCCCTACCTCAAGAGCTGGGCCCAGGAGCTGGGCGCCCCCATCATCTCCATCGACTATTCCCTGGCCCCCGAGGCCCCCTTCCCCCGTGCGTTGGAGGAGTGCTTCTTCGCCTACTGCTGGGCCATCAAGCACTGCGCCCTCCTTG GCTCAACAGGGGAACGAATCTGCCTTGCGGGGGACAGTGCAGGCGGGAACCTCTGCTTCACCGTGGCTCTTCGGGCAGCAGCCTACGGGGTGCGGGTGCCAGATGGCATCATGGCAGCCTACCCGGCCACAATGCTGCAGCCTGCCGCCTCTCCCTCCCGCCTGCTGAGTCTCATGGACCCCCTGCTGCCCCTCAGCGTGCTCTCCAAGTGTGTCAGTGCCTATGCTG GTGCAAAGACAGAAGACCACTCCAACTCAGACCAGAAAGCCCTAGGCATGATGGGGCTGGTGCGGCGGGACACAGCCCTGCTCCTTCGAGACTTCCGTCTGGGTGCCTCCTCATGGCTCAACTCCTTCCTGGAGTTAAGTGGGCGCAAGTCTCAGAAGATGTCAGAGCCCATAGCAG AGCCGATGCGCCGCAGTGTGTCTGAAGCAGCGCTGGCCCAGCCCCAGGGCCCACTGGGCACGGATTCCCTCAAGAACCTGACCCTGAGGGACTTGAGCCAGAGGGGAAACTCCGAGACGTTGTGGGACACCCCCGAGATGTCGCTGTCAGCTGAGACACTTAGCTCCTCCACACCCTCCGATGTCAACTTCTTATTACCGCCTGAGGATGCAGAGGAAGAGGCTGAGGCCAAAAATAAGCTGAGCCCCATGGACAGAGGCCTGGGCGTCAATGCCGCCTTCCCCGAGGGTTTCCACCCACGACGTTCCAGCCAGGGTGCCACACAGATGCCCCTCTACTCCTCGCCTATAGTCAAGAACCCCTTCATGTCGCCGCTGTTGGCACCCGACAGCATGCTCAAGAGCCTGCCACCTGTGCACATCGTG GCGTGCGCGCTGGACCCCATGCTGGACGACTCGGTCATGTTCGCGCGGCGACTGCGCAACCTGGGCCAGCCGGTGACGCTGCGCGTGGTGGAAGACCTGCCACACGGCTTCCTGACCCTGGCGGCGCTGTGCCGCGAGACGCGCCAGGCTGCGGAGCTGTGCGTGGAGCGCATCCGCCTCGTCCTCACTCCGCCCGCCGCGCCCACGCCCGCCCCACCTCTGGTCTGA
- the LIPE gene encoding hormone-sensitive lipase isoform X2, translated as MPRRASKLIYNMDLHTMTQSLVTLAEDNIAFFSSQGPGETAQRLSGVFAGVREQALGLEPALGRLLGVAHLFDLDPETPANGYRSLVHTARCCVAHLLHKSRYVASNRRSIFFRTNHNLAELEAYLAALTQLRALVYYAQRLLVTNQPGVLFFEGDEGLTADFLREYVTLHKGCFYGRCLGFQFTPAIRPFLQTISIGLVSFGEHYKRNETGLSVAASSLFTSGRFAIDPELRGAEFERITQNLDVHFWKAFWNITEMEVLSSLANMASATVRVSRLLSLPPEAFEMPLTADPTLTVTISPPLAHTGPGPVLVRLISYDLREGQDSEELSSLVKSNGQRSLELWPRPQQAPRSRSLIVHFHGGGFVAQTSKSHEPYLKSWAQELGAPIISIDYSLAPEAPFPRALEECFFAYCWAIKHCALLGSTGERICLAGDSAGGNLCFTVALRAAAYGVRVPDGIMAAYPATMLQPAASPSRLLSLMDPLLPLSVLSKCVSAYAGAKTEDHSNSDQKALGMMGLVRRDTALLLRDFRLGASSWLNSFLELSGRKSQKMSEPIAEPMRRSVSEAALAQPQGPLGTDSLKNLTLRDLSQRGNSETLWDTPEMSLSAETLSSSTPSDVNFLLPPEDAEEEAEAKNKLSPMDRGLGVNAAFPEGFHPRRSSQGATQMPLYSSPIVKNPFMSPLLAPDSMLKSLPPVHIVACALDPMLDDSVMFARRLRNLGQPVTLRVVEDLPHGFLTLAALCRETRQAAELCVERIRLVLTPPAAPTPAPPLV; from the exons ATGCCTAGGAGGG CCTCGAAGCTCATCTACAACATGGACCTGCACACAATGACACAGTCGCTGGTGACTCTGGCGGAGGACAACATAGCCTTCTTCTCGAGCCAGGGTCCTGGGGAAACGGCCCAGCGGCTGTCAGGCGTTTTTGCCGGTGTGCGCGAGCAGGCACTGGGGCTGGAGCCGGCCCTGGGCCGCCTGCTGGGTGTGGCACATCTCTTTGACCTGGACCCAGAGACACCCGCCAATGGGTACCGCAGTCTGGTGCACACAGCCCGCTGCTGCGTGGCACACCTCCTGCACAAATCCCGCTATGTGGCCTCCAACCGCCGCAGCATCTTCTTCCGCACCAACCACAACCTGGCCGAGCTGGAGGCTTACCTGGCTGCCCTCACCCAGCTCCGCGCTCTGGTCTACTACGCCCAGCGCCTGCTGGTTACCAATCAGCCGGGGGTGCTCTTCTTTGAGGGCGACGAGGGGCTCACCGCCGACTTCCTCCGGGAGTATGTTACGCTGCATAAGGGATGCTTCTATGGCCGCTGCCTGGGCTTCCAG TTCACACCTGCCATCCGGCCATTCCTGCAGACCATCTCCATTGGGCTGGTGTCCTTCGGAGAGCACTACAAACGCAACGAGACAGGCCTCA GTGTGGCCGCCAGCTCCCTCTTCACCAGTGGCCGCTTTGCCATCGACCCCGAGCTGCGTGGGGCTGAGTTTGAGCGGATCACACAGAACCTGGACGTGCACTTCTGGAAAGCCTTCTGGAACATCACCGAGATGGAAGTGCTATCG tctctggccaacatggcatcGGCCACCGTGAGAGTAAGCCGCCTGCTCAGCCTGCCACCCGAAGCCTTTGAGATGCCACTGACTGCTGACCCCACACTCACGGTCACCATCTCACCCCCACTGGCCCACACAGGCCCCGGGCCCGTCCTAGTCAGGCTCATCTCCTACGACCTGCGTGAAGGACAG GACAGTGAGGAGCTCAGCAGCCTGGTAAAGTCCAACGGCCAACGGAGCCTGGAGCTGTGGCCGCGCCCCCAGCAGGCACCCCGCTCGCGGTCCCTGATAGTGCACTTCCACGGCGGTGGCTTCGTGGCCCAGACCTCCAAATCCCATGAGCCCTACCTCAAGAGCTGGGCCCAGGAGCTGGGCGCCCCCATCATCTCCATCGACTATTCCCTGGCCCCCGAGGCCCCCTTCCCCCGTGCGTTGGAGGAGTGCTTCTTCGCCTACTGCTGGGCCATCAAGCACTGCGCCCTCCTTG GCTCAACAGGGGAACGAATCTGCCTTGCGGGGGACAGTGCAGGCGGGAACCTCTGCTTCACCGTGGCTCTTCGGGCAGCAGCCTACGGGGTGCGGGTGCCAGATGGCATCATGGCAGCCTACCCGGCCACAATGCTGCAGCCTGCCGCCTCTCCCTCCCGCCTGCTGAGTCTCATGGACCCCCTGCTGCCCCTCAGCGTGCTCTCCAAGTGTGTCAGTGCCTATGCTG GTGCAAAGACAGAAGACCACTCCAACTCAGACCAGAAAGCCCTAGGCATGATGGGGCTGGTGCGGCGGGACACAGCCCTGCTCCTTCGAGACTTCCGTCTGGGTGCCTCCTCATGGCTCAACTCCTTCCTGGAGTTAAGTGGGCGCAAGTCTCAGAAGATGTCAGAGCCCATAGCAG AGCCGATGCGCCGCAGTGTGTCTGAAGCAGCGCTGGCCCAGCCCCAGGGCCCACTGGGCACGGATTCCCTCAAGAACCTGACCCTGAGGGACTTGAGCCAGAGGGGAAACTCCGAGACGTTGTGGGACACCCCCGAGATGTCGCTGTCAGCTGAGACACTTAGCTCCTCCACACCCTCCGATGTCAACTTCTTATTACCGCCTGAGGATGCAGAGGAAGAGGCTGAGGCCAAAAATAAGCTGAGCCCCATGGACAGAGGCCTGGGCGTCAATGCCGCCTTCCCCGAGGGTTTCCACCCACGACGTTCCAGCCAGGGTGCCACACAGATGCCCCTCTACTCCTCGCCTATAGTCAAGAACCCCTTCATGTCGCCGCTGTTGGCACCCGACAGCATGCTCAAGAGCCTGCCACCTGTGCACATCGTG GCGTGCGCGCTGGACCCCATGCTGGACGACTCGGTCATGTTCGCGCGGCGACTGCGCAACCTGGGCCAGCCGGTGACGCTGCGCGTGGTGGAAGACCTGCCACACGGCTTCCTGACCCTGGCGGCGCTGTGCCGCGAGACGCGCCAGGCTGCGGAGCTGTGCGTGGAGCGCATCCGCCTCGTCCTCACTCCGCCCGCCGCGCCCACGCCCGCCCCACCTCTGGTCTGA